The following coding sequences are from one bacterium window:
- a CDS encoding Gfo/Idh/MocA family oxidoreductase, giving the protein MHTTHSLNRRQFLRNAGGSAVSLAVIKPGSVWSSQANSRIRLGLIGCGGRGVWIADLFQQHGGYEITALADYFPEKTLAAGEKFSIPAKRQFTGLSAFQKLLDSKTVDAVAIETPPYFHPIHAQAAVEAGVHVFLAKPIAVDVAGCGTVAESAKKAAQRNLVFLVDFQTRTDPFYREAVKRVHYGEIGQVVCAEAAYHAGPTWDKQSEYLKKQPVSAEDRLRAWGLDRLLSGDVITEQNIHAIDVATWVLDAHPEHAVGSGGQYRKYGTCWDHFSVLYQFPQGVELTFHSKQLGLGQDDILCRVYGSEGTLDSDYFGSVSIRGNLPYKGGEMVDLYRRGAVSNIAEFHQAVMEGRWANTTVAPSVVSNLSTILGRMAAYRQAKVTWEEMLSSAEKFEPDLSGLNP; this is encoded by the coding sequence ATGCACACCACTCATTCTCTCAATCGTCGCCAGTTTCTCAGAAACGCCGGCGGCTCAGCCGTTTCACTGGCCGTTATCAAGCCGGGCTCTGTCTGGTCCAGTCAGGCCAACTCTCGAATCCGCTTGGGACTCATCGGTTGCGGAGGACGGGGCGTGTGGATCGCGGATCTCTTTCAGCAGCACGGCGGCTATGAAATCACAGCGCTGGCAGACTATTTTCCAGAAAAGACTCTGGCTGCGGGAGAAAAATTTTCCATTCCTGCCAAACGGCAGTTTACTGGCTTATCCGCTTTTCAGAAATTACTGGACAGCAAGACCGTCGATGCGGTGGCTATTGAGACGCCGCCCTATTTTCATCCCATTCATGCCCAGGCTGCGGTGGAAGCGGGTGTGCATGTGTTTCTCGCCAAACCCATCGCCGTCGATGTGGCGGGATGTGGCACTGTGGCCGAGTCGGCGAAAAAAGCCGCTCAACGCAACCTGGTCTTTCTGGTGGATTTTCAAACACGCACCGACCCCTTTTATCGCGAAGCGGTCAAACGGGTTCATTATGGAGAGATCGGCCAAGTGGTCTGCGCCGAGGCCGCCTACCATGCCGGCCCAACCTGGGACAAGCAGAGCGAATATCTGAAAAAGCAGCCGGTGAGCGCAGAGGATCGGCTGCGCGCCTGGGGATTGGATCGCCTGCTGTCCGGCGACGTCATCACGGAGCAGAACATTCACGCCATCGACGTCGCTACCTGGGTTTTGGATGCGCATCCGGAACACGCGGTCGGCAGCGGCGGTCAATATCGCAAGTACGGAACCTGCTGGGATCATTTCTCCGTCCTCTATCAATTTCCTCAAGGGGTGGAGCTTACCTTTCATTCCAAACAGTTGGGCCTGGGCCAGGACGATATCCTCTGCCGTGTCTACGGCAGCGAGGGCACTCTGGATAGCGATTATTTCGGCAGCGTGAGCATCCGCGGCAATCTGCCCTACAAAGGCGGCGAAATGGTCGATTTATACCGCCGCGGCGCTGTGAGCAATATAGCAGAGTTTCATCAAGCCGTGATGGAGGGCCGCTGGGCCAACACCACAGTAGCGCCCAGCGTGGTCAGCAATCTGTCGACCATTCTCGGCCGTATGGCGGCCTACCGTCAGGCAAAGGTTACCTGGGAGGAGATGCTCAGCTCCGCAGAAAAATTCGAACCGGATTTGTCCGGATTAAATCCATGA
- a CDS encoding formylglycine-generating enzyme family protein, whose amino-acid sequence MKDRMIIHVACWALQGFLLVTVVHAQQPPAACIENSLGIRLLFIPAGSFSMGSPYEQMLRQEDERPHTVTISKPFYLGATEITQQQWTALLGADKSFFQGDSLPVERVSWNEAVAFCAALSQKEGKRYRLPTEAEWEYACRAAGDSTADVPLDECAWYNRNSGETTHRVAGLKPNRLGLYDMLGNVAEWCSDYYQADYPKGPVIDPQGPEQGAYRVMRGGSWASSARACRPAGRSDAPPGYPLKQTGFRILMECGFGSK is encoded by the coding sequence ATGAAGGACAGGATGATCATCCACGTGGCCTGCTGGGCGCTGCAAGGTTTTCTATTGGTCACCGTTGTTCACGCACAGCAGCCGCCTGCCGCATGTATTGAAAACAGTCTGGGCATCCGACTGCTCTTCATCCCCGCTGGGTCGTTTAGTATGGGCAGCCCCTATGAGCAAATGCTCCGCCAGGAGGATGAAAGGCCGCATACGGTAACCATCAGCAAACCGTTTTATCTCGGTGCGACAGAGATCACGCAGCAACAGTGGACCGCTTTACTGGGCGCGGATAAAAGCTTTTTCCAGGGCGATTCACTGCCGGTGGAACGAGTGAGCTGGAACGAAGCGGTTGCGTTCTGTGCGGCCTTGTCGCAAAAAGAGGGAAAGCGCTATCGCCTGCCGACAGAGGCGGAATGGGAATACGCCTGCCGCGCCGCCGGTGACTCGACGGCCGACGTTCCTTTGGATGAATGCGCCTGGTACAACCGCAACAGCGGGGAGACCACGCATCGCGTGGCCGGCCTAAAGCCGAATCGTCTCGGACTTTATGACATGCTCGGCAATGTGGCAGAGTGGTGCAGTGATTATTACCAGGCCGATTATCCGAAGGGGCCGGTCATCGATCCGCAGGGGCCGGAGCAGGGCGCCTATCGGGTGATGCGCGGTGGGTCCTGGGCCTCGTCCGCTCGGGCCTGCCGTCCTGCCGGCCGCAGCGATGCGCCGCCCGGATATCCGCTCAAGCAAACCGGATTTCGCATCCTCATGGAATGCGGATTTGGTTCCAAATAA
- a CDS encoding lipocalin family protein → MIAVLSVFLGLTAAMSETQPLTTVEKVDLQRYIGVWHEVARIPTSFQRKCVSDITATYTLRDDGKIAVLNQCRKKDGSMNRAEAIARVVDKTSNAKLQVSFVSLLGMRLFWGDYWIIGLDSEYQLVVVGHPERKYAWILSRNPQLTGAEKETVLKILAEKGYDAAQFQWAGQKP, encoded by the coding sequence ATGATAGCGGTGTTGAGTGTATTCCTCGGTTTGACCGCCGCTATGTCTGAAACACAGCCGCTGACGACCGTGGAAAAAGTGGATCTGCAGCGCTATATCGGCGTGTGGCATGAAGTGGCTCGAATTCCCACCAGTTTTCAACGCAAATGTGTCAGTGACATCACGGCTACTTATACGTTGCGCGATGACGGCAAGATCGCGGTGCTGAATCAATGCCGTAAGAAGGATGGTTCCATGAACCGCGCTGAGGCGATCGCCAGAGTGGTGGATAAAACATCCAACGCCAAGTTGCAGGTCAGTTTTGTCAGCTTGCTGGGCATGCGCTTGTTCTGGGGGGATTACTGGATTATCGGTTTGGATTCCGAGTATCAGTTGGTGGTCGTCGGCCACCCGGAGCGTAAATATGCGTGGATTTTGAGTCGAAATCCGCAATTAACCGGCGCCGAAAAAGAGACGGTCCTGAAAATTTTAGCTGAAAAAGGCTATGACGCCGCTCAGTTCCAATGGGCCGGGCAAAAGCCCTAG
- a CDS encoding TetR family transcriptional regulator: MKNERKKSADTRHSLPAAGEIFVEKDYRDATIAAICATAKANIAAVNYHFGDKQNLYIETRRPCFTESFKAHPPDGGVEESAPAEARLQGLVTALLQRITDEWNYEFIIMQKERANPTGLLTIDDVEANDHHVVAFSLGGLQAIRETIEKNLHSTAVRTEA, encoded by the coding sequence ATGAAAAACGAAAGAAAAAAGTCAGCGGACACCCGCCACAGCCTGCCGGCGGCGGGCGAGATCTTTGTCGAAAAGGACTATCGCGATGCCACAATTGCAGCGATCTGTGCAACGGCCAAGGCGAACATCGCGGCGGTGAATTATCATTTCGGCGACAAGCAAAACCTCTACATCGAGACCCGGCGTCCCTGCTTCACCGAGTCCTTTAAGGCCCACCCGCCCGACGGCGGCGTCGAAGAGAGCGCCCCGGCCGAAGCGCGCTTGCAGGGGCTGGTCACCGCCCTCCTGCAACGGATCACAGATGAGTGGAATTACGAATTCATCATCATGCAAAAAGAGCGCGCCAATCCAACCGGGCTGCTGACGATTGATGACGTAGAAGCCAATGACCATCACGTCGTCGCTTTCTCTCTCGGCGGGTTGCAGGCGATCCGTGAGACGATTGAAAAAAATCTCCATAGCACCGCTGTCAGAACCGAAGCATGA